The sequence below is a genomic window from bacterium.
GTTTCGCCCTCAGCGGGCCGTTCGCCCAATTTGACCGTCAGCTTTTTCTCTTTCTGGTTGCGCCAGACCAACATATCGATGCTGGCGCCCGTCGCCATGCCGGCAACAAGATTGGTCAGCTGCTCAGAGCCGGCGATCTCGGTGTTGTTGATCTTGAGGATGATGTCATCTTTTTCTAATCCGGCCTTTTCCGCCGGTCCATCCTCGACCACTCTTTGCACCAGCGCACCGCTGACTCGGCCCAATCCCATGGCCTTGGCCATGTCCTCATCCAAGGACTGCACATACACGCCCAGCCAGCCGCGGGTGACTTTGCCTTTGCTGATGAGCTGCTCCATAATGTTCTTGGCCAAATTGATCGGAATGGCAAACCCGATTCCGACATTCGCCTGGCCGACGATCGCTGTGTTGATGCCC
It includes:
- a CDS encoding PDZ domain-containing protein, which produces GINTAIVGQANVGIGFAIPINLAKNIMEQLISKGKVTRGWLGVYVQSLDEDMAKAMGLGRVSGALVQRVVEDGPAEKAGLEKDDIILKINNTEIAGSEQLTNLVAGMATGASIDMLVWRNQKEKKLTVKLGERPAEGETETAVAAEDHAQQLGITVQELTDQLAQRLGAQNVSGVVVSRVTPNSPADRKGIERGDIITSVNNKPVKSVREYQAAVKGLREDDVVLLRIFRNDNSYLRALRVPKKK